From Cydia fagiglandana chromosome 24, ilCydFagi1.1, whole genome shotgun sequence, a single genomic window includes:
- the LOC134676191 gene encoding uncharacterized protein LOC134676191 — MLILNTFTILLQVAFIVFMSLLSMNIIRHFTSAKRMALIAPALFVNHGGGPMPLLGDKDHAGLTNFLRDGVKKHVDFKNVKAIILVTAHWEENKVTISSGNHHDLYFDYYGFPPESYKYRYDAPGDPKLAARIHETLKKSGIDSRLDPSRGWDHGVFVPMMLINPEANIPIVQVSVLSNQDPEQHYKLGQALYQFRKEGVAIIGSGMSYHNMREFFNSRRAGRVINKEFDDYLNDVCTGEEEKRKEGLISWREATGANEAHPPRAAEHFMPLVVIAGAGGSKPGERIFNWDMSGVFRLSGFIWKEE; from the coding sequence ATGCTTATCCTCAATACGTTCACGATACTTCTTCAAGTGGCGTTCATTGTGTTTATGTCACTACTTTCCATGAACATTATTCGTCACTTCACTAGCGCGAAGAGAATGGCTTTGATCGCTCCAGCCTTGTTTGTGAACCATGGAGGCGGTCCCATGCCGCTTTTGGGGGACAAGGACCATGCTGGACTCACGAACTTTCTCAGAGACGGTGTGAAGAAACATGTCgactttaaaaatgttaaagCGATTATTTTAGTGACCGCGCATTGGGAGGAGAATAAAGTGACGATATCTTCTGGTAATCATCACGATTTGTACTTCGATTATTACGGTTTTCCGCCTGAATCGTACAAGTATAGGTATGACGCGCCTGGCGATCCGAAGTTAGCTGCGCGCATTCACGAAACATTGAAGAAAAGTGGTATAGACTCAcgtcttgatccttcgcgaggCTGGGACCATGGAGTCTTCGTCCCAATGATGTTAATCAACCCTGAAGCtaacatacctatagtacagGTATCTGTGCTAAGCAATCAAGACCCGGAGCAACATTACAAGCTTGGACAAGCTTTGTATCAATTCCGGAAAGAAGGTGTTGCTATAATCGGCTCTGGAATGTCATACCATAATATGAGGGAGTTTTTCAACAGTCGTAGAGCAGGACGTGTTATAAATAAGGAATTTGATGACTATTTGAACGATGTATGTACAGGGGAGGAGGAAAAACGGAAAGAAGGATTGATATCTTGGAGAGAGGCAACGGGGGCTAATGAGGCTCATCCCCCACGCGCAGCAGAGCATTTTATGCCTCTTGTAGTGATAGCGGGAGCTGGGGGCTCCAAGCCTGGTGAGAGGATTTTCAATTGGGACATGAGTGGTGTTTTCAGGTTAAGTGGTTTTATATGGAAGGAGGAGTGA